In Burkholderia sp. NRF60-BP8, a single window of DNA contains:
- the cyoA gene encoding ubiquinol oxidase subunit II: MKRSVSRGWTALMSSGAALSLSGCNLDVLNPKGSVGAAEKALIATSTWAMLIVVVPVILLTLWFAWRYRASNRSATYAPNWSHSTAIEVVIWTVPTLIILFLGVLTWKTTHELDPYKPLESAVKPIDVEVVALDWKWLFIYPELGIASVNQLAIPVGTPVNFRITSDSVMNSFFIPQLGGQVYAMAGMQTRLHLIADEPGNYAGTSANFSGRGFSDMKFRTLAEPREQFDAWVQKVKASPDRLDATMYGGVAQPSEKAPVRYFSSVDPRLFHNIIAKYNDGHVLDLKDAACGTKG, translated from the coding sequence ATGAAAAGAAGCGTTTCAAGAGGCTGGACGGCGCTGATGTCGAGCGGCGCGGCGTTGAGCCTGTCAGGCTGTAATTTAGATGTACTAAATCCGAAAGGAAGCGTCGGCGCCGCCGAAAAGGCGCTGATCGCCACCTCGACGTGGGCGATGCTGATCGTCGTCGTGCCGGTGATCCTGCTCACGCTGTGGTTCGCGTGGCGTTATCGCGCGTCTAATCGCAGCGCCACCTACGCGCCGAACTGGTCGCACTCGACCGCGATCGAGGTCGTGATCTGGACGGTGCCGACGCTGATCATCCTGTTTCTCGGCGTGCTCACGTGGAAGACCACGCACGAGCTCGATCCGTACAAGCCGCTCGAATCGGCGGTGAAGCCGATCGACGTCGAGGTGGTCGCGCTCGACTGGAAGTGGCTGTTCATCTATCCGGAACTCGGCATCGCGTCGGTGAACCAGCTCGCGATTCCGGTCGGCACGCCGGTGAACTTCCGCATCACGTCGGATTCGGTGATGAATTCGTTCTTCATCCCGCAACTCGGCGGCCAGGTCTACGCGATGGCCGGCATGCAGACGCGCCTGCACCTGATCGCCGACGAGCCCGGCAACTACGCGGGCACGTCCGCCAACTTCAGCGGCCGCGGGTTCTCCGATATGAAGTTCCGCACGCTCGCCGAGCCGCGCGAGCAGTTCGACGCGTGGGTGCAGAAGGTGAAGGCGTCGCCGGACCGGCTCGACGCGACGATGTACGGCGGCGTCGCGCAGCCGAGCGAGAAGGCGCCGGTGCGCTACTTCTCGTCGGTCGACCCGCGGCTCTTCCACAACATCATCGCGAAATACAACGATGGCCACGTCCTCGACCTGAAGGACGCCGCCTGCGGCACGAAGGGGTAA
- a CDS encoding cupin domain-containing protein, with protein MKIYHCLPLILLTLASARLAEAVDRAPAAKDTVVLQRVPVPGSDHEMGMGIAEFPPNASKPRHKATGPEVAYVLSGEVTVEADGQATRVVHAGESYRMPAGAVHVTTAGPAGAKVLATWAWIPGKPFNIRVPD; from the coding sequence ATGAAAATCTATCACTGCCTTCCTCTCATCTTGCTGACCCTGGCGAGCGCTCGACTCGCCGAAGCCGTCGATCGGGCACCCGCGGCCAAGGACACCGTCGTCTTGCAACGCGTTCCCGTCCCGGGATCGGATCACGAGATGGGCATGGGCATTGCCGAATTTCCTCCGAACGCGTCGAAGCCGCGGCACAAGGCGACTGGGCCCGAGGTTGCATACGTGCTGTCCGGCGAGGTCACGGTGGAGGCCGACGGTCAAGCCACGCGAGTCGTTCACGCCGGCGAGAGCTACCGGATGCCGGCCGGTGCCGTTCACGTGACGACTGCCGGGCCGGCAGGGGCGAAGGTTCTTGCCACGTGGGCCTGGATACCCGGCAAGCCGTTCAACATCCGCGTGCCGGACTAG
- a CDS encoding complex I subunit 4 family protein, whose protein sequence is MHDFPFLSLAIWVPILFGAGLLRAGSDRHSRRIRLIALVGAIAGLAAVVPLIAGFDAHSATMQFVERRDWLAAFNAGWRVGIDGASLWLVVLTAFTTLVVVVASWESVTVRVAQYYASFLILSGLMVGAFVAQDGLLFFIFFEATLIPLYLLIGTWGRERRVYAAVKFFFISFAGSLLLLMAMLYLYAQSHTFDMAVWRTLQLGFAPQLLVFLGFFAAFAVKVPMWPVHTWLSDVYTDGPTGAALMLAMLKLGGYGFLRFALPITPDASHFFAPAVIALSLFAIVYASLIALAQTDLGKLLAYSTVAHMGIVTLGLFLFNRIGVEGAIVQLVSYGFVAGAMLLCVNVLVDRTRQREIAAYGGVAGVMPRFATFTLLFAMANVGLPGTSGFVGEFMVIMGAIRFNFWIGAIAALTLILSASYTLWMLKRVVFGKVSSQRIAKLADLNRREIGMFASLALIVLAVGIDPKPFTDAIDPTVGKLIQEASRSKVPAGDGPVQALPSYMASTHD, encoded by the coding sequence ATGCACGATTTCCCCTTCCTGAGCCTGGCCATCTGGGTTCCGATACTGTTCGGCGCGGGGTTGCTGCGCGCCGGTTCCGACCGGCATTCACGCCGGATACGACTGATCGCGCTGGTCGGCGCGATTGCCGGGCTCGCGGCCGTCGTCCCGCTGATTGCCGGCTTCGACGCGCATTCGGCGACGATGCAGTTCGTCGAAAGACGCGACTGGCTGGCGGCGTTCAATGCCGGATGGCGGGTCGGCATCGACGGCGCGTCGCTGTGGCTCGTCGTGTTGACCGCGTTCACGACGCTCGTGGTGGTGGTGGCGTCGTGGGAATCGGTCACGGTGCGCGTCGCGCAGTACTACGCGTCGTTCCTGATCCTGTCGGGGTTGATGGTCGGCGCGTTCGTCGCGCAGGACGGGCTGCTGTTCTTCATCTTCTTCGAAGCGACGCTGATCCCGCTGTATCTGCTGATCGGCACGTGGGGGCGCGAGCGCCGCGTGTATGCGGCCGTGAAGTTCTTCTTCATCTCGTTCGCCGGCTCGCTGTTGCTGTTGATGGCAATGCTGTACCTGTACGCGCAGTCGCATACGTTCGACATGGCCGTGTGGCGCACGTTGCAACTTGGCTTCGCGCCGCAGTTGCTGGTGTTCCTCGGTTTCTTCGCCGCGTTCGCGGTCAAGGTGCCGATGTGGCCGGTCCACACGTGGCTGAGCGACGTGTACACGGACGGTCCGACCGGTGCCGCGCTGATGCTCGCGATGCTCAAGCTCGGCGGTTACGGATTCCTGCGCTTCGCGCTGCCGATCACGCCCGATGCGAGCCACTTCTTCGCGCCGGCCGTGATCGCGCTGTCGTTGTTCGCGATCGTCTACGCGAGCCTGATCGCGCTCGCGCAGACCGATCTCGGCAAGCTGCTCGCGTATTCGACGGTCGCGCACATGGGGATCGTCACGCTCGGGCTGTTCCTGTTCAACCGGATCGGCGTCGAAGGCGCGATCGTGCAGCTTGTCTCGTACGGTTTCGTGGCGGGCGCGATGCTGTTGTGCGTGAACGTGCTCGTGGATCGCACCCGGCAGCGCGAGATCGCCGCGTACGGCGGCGTGGCGGGCGTGATGCCGCGTTTCGCGACCTTCACGCTGCTGTTCGCGATGGCCAACGTCGGCCTGCCGGGCACGTCGGGGTTCGTCGGCGAGTTCATGGTGATCATGGGCGCGATTCGCTTCAACTTCTGGATCGGCGCGATCGCGGCGCTCACGCTGATCCTCAGCGCGTCGTACACGCTATGGATGCTCAAGCGCGTGGTGTTCGGCAAGGTCTCGAGCCAGCGGATCGCGAAGCTCGCCGATCTGAACCGTCGCGAGATCGGGATGTTCGCGTCGCTCGCGCTGATCGTGCTGGCGGTCGGCATCGATCCGAAGCCCTTCACCGATGCGATCGATCCGACCGTCGGCAAGCTGATCCAGGAAGCGAGCCGTTCGAAAGTGCCGGCAGGGGACGGCCCCGTGCAAGCGCTGCCGTCGTACATGGCATCGACGCACGACTGA